In Providencia sneebia DSM 19967, one DNA window encodes the following:
- the hpaI gene encoding 4-hydroxy-2-oxoheptanedioate aldolase, with product MDILHNSFKKALKEGKPQIGLWLGLCSPYSAELVAGAGFDWLLIDGEHAPNNVQTILAQLQAVAPYASQPVVRPPWNDPVIIKQLLDVGAQTLLLPMVQNAEQAEQAVRATRYPPAGIRGVGSALARASRWNRIPNYLARANDEICVIVQVETKEAIKNLPEILKVSGVDGVFIGPADLSADMGFSGNPNHPEVKAVIEKAITQIREAGIAPGILMAAPDVAKHYLQLGALFVAVGVDTTLLARGAETLATQFGKNISEDTPKTPSVY from the coding sequence ATGGATATTCTTCACAACAGTTTTAAAAAAGCGTTGAAAGAAGGTAAACCGCAAATTGGCTTATGGCTTGGTTTATGCAGCCCATATAGTGCGGAATTAGTTGCAGGTGCTGGCTTTGATTGGTTATTAATTGATGGTGAACATGCGCCAAATAATGTACAAACTATACTTGCACAATTGCAAGCTGTCGCCCCTTATGCTTCTCAGCCCGTTGTTCGTCCGCCGTGGAATGATCCTGTCATTATTAAGCAATTACTCGATGTTGGTGCACAAACATTATTATTGCCTATGGTGCAAAATGCTGAACAAGCTGAGCAAGCCGTACGGGCGACACGTTATCCACCAGCAGGGATCCGTGGCGTTGGTAGTGCATTAGCTCGTGCTTCGCGTTGGAACCGTATTCCTAACTATTTAGCGCGTGCCAATGATGAAATATGCGTCATTGTTCAGGTGGAAACAAAAGAGGCAATAAAAAACCTTCCTGAGATCTTAAAAGTCTCTGGCGTAGATGGCGTCTTTATTGGTCCGGCGGATCTGAGTGCCGATATGGGATTTTCGGGTAATCCAAATCATCCTGAAGTTAAGGCCGTAATTGAAAAGGCTATTACGCAAATAAGAGAAGCAGGAATAGCACCAGGTATATTAATGGCAGCTCCTGATGTTGCTAAACACTATTTGCAACTAGGTGCTTTATTTGTTGCCGTCGGTGTAGATACAACTTTACTCGCACGGGGCGCTGAAACATTAGCAACTCAATTCGGTAAAAATATATCTGAAGATACACCTAAAACACCAAGTGTTTATTAA
- a CDS encoding NAD-dependent succinate-semialdehyde dehydrogenase, translated as MSININSKLFRQQAYINGQWVNADDNSQFDVTNPANGEVIAKVSNVGAAQTQKAIEAAENALPDWRAKSAKERSQILNKWFRLMMDNQKELAELLSLEQGKSMAESMGEIAYGASFIEWFAEEAKRVYGETIPSPQPGRRLVTIKQPVGVVAAITPWNFPNAMITRKVGPALAAGCTMVLKPAAETPLSALALAALGEEAGIPAGVFNIVTGTDAKAIGGALTSSPIVRKLTFTGSTRVGKLLMAECADTVKKLSLELGGNAPFIVFDDADLDAAVQGALAAKFRNSGQTCVCANRILVQEGIYDEFAKRLAKAVNELKIGPATEADSQQGPLINQAALNKVEEHIADAVAHGAHIIAGGKPAALGGLFFEPTVLVDVNESMLVAKEETFGPLAPLFKFTDEKQAIALANDTEFGLASYFYSRDIGRIYRVAEALESGMVGINEGLISNEVAPFGGIKQSGLGREGSRYGIEEYLEVKYLCFGGLSAN; from the coding sequence ATGAGTATTAACATCAATTCTAAATTATTCCGTCAACAAGCTTACATCAATGGTCAATGGGTTAATGCCGATGACAATAGTCAGTTTGATGTGACGAACCCAGCTAATGGCGAAGTTATTGCAAAAGTCAGTAATGTCGGTGCAGCACAAACCCAAAAAGCTATTGAAGCCGCCGAAAACGCACTTCCCGATTGGCGTGCAAAAAGTGCTAAAGAACGTAGCCAAATCCTTAATAAATGGTTCCGTTTGATGATGGATAATCAAAAAGAGCTTGCAGAATTATTAAGCTTAGAGCAAGGCAAATCAATGGCAGAATCCATGGGTGAAATCGCTTATGGAGCCAGTTTTATTGAATGGTTTGCAGAAGAAGCTAAACGTGTTTATGGCGAAACCATTCCTTCCCCTCAGCCTGGTCGCCGCTTAGTGACAATCAAACAGCCTGTTGGTGTTGTTGCCGCCATCACACCATGGAATTTCCCTAATGCCATGATCACACGTAAAGTTGGTCCCGCCCTTGCTGCTGGCTGTACGATGGTACTCAAACCTGCTGCTGAAACCCCATTATCAGCATTAGCACTTGCTGCATTAGGCGAAGAGGCTGGTATCCCTGCTGGGGTCTTTAATATTGTGACAGGAACAGATGCCAAAGCCATTGGTGGTGCACTGACCTCAAGCCCAATCGTTCGCAAACTCACATTCACTGGTTCAACGCGTGTCGGTAAATTATTGATGGCTGAATGTGCAGACACAGTGAAAAAACTGTCCTTAGAACTTGGTGGTAATGCACCGTTTATTGTTTTTGATGATGCAGACCTAGATGCTGCGGTTCAAGGCGCATTGGCCGCTAAATTCCGTAATAGTGGACAAACTTGCGTATGTGCTAATCGTATTTTAGTACAAGAAGGAATTTATGATGAGTTTGCGAAGCGCCTCGCAAAAGCGGTTAATGAGCTGAAAATTGGTCCTGCAACAGAAGCTGATTCACAACAAGGTCCTCTTATCAACCAAGCTGCACTGAATAAAGTGGAAGAACATATTGCTGATGCCGTTGCACATGGCGCGCATATTATTGCGGGTGGTAAACCTGCGGCTCTGGGTGGACTCTTCTTTGAACCAACAGTACTTGTTGATGTAAATGAATCAATGCTTGTTGCGAAAGAAGAAACCTTTGGCCCACTCGCGCCACTATTTAAATTTACCGATGAAAAACAAGCTATTGCTTTAGCTAATGATACTGAATTCGGTTTAGCATCCTATTTCTATTCAAGAGATATTGGTCGTATTTACCGCGTTGCTGAAGCACTTGAAAGTGGCATGGTTGGTATTAATGAAGGTCTGATCTCAAATGAAGTTGCCCCATTCGGTGGCATTAAACAATCAGGACTGGGGCGTGAAGGTTCACGTTACGGAATTGAAGAATATCTGGAAGTGAAATACCTCTGCTTTGGTGGGCTATCCGCTAACTAA
- the hpaH gene encoding 2-oxo-hept-4-ene-1,7-dioate hydratase, with amino-acid sequence MLQKDVVSQVAQRLNQAEKKREQIRQISLDYPEITIEDAYAIQREWVGLKISEGRSLKGHKIGLTSKAMQASSQIDEPDYGALLDDMFFDDGCEIPTDRFIVPRIEVELAFVLSKPLRGPNCTLFDVYNATDYVIPALELIDARCHGIDPESKRPRKVFDTISDNAANAAVILGGRPIKPRDLDLRWISALLYRNGVIEESGVAAAVLNHPANGVAWLANKLAPHNVQLEAGQIILGGSFTRPVPARKGDVFHVDYGVMGSVSCHFV; translated from the coding sequence ATGTTACAAAAAGATGTCGTATCGCAAGTTGCACAACGCCTTAATCAGGCTGAAAAAAAACGTGAGCAAATTCGACAAATTTCCTTGGATTATCCAGAAATTACCATCGAAGATGCCTACGCTATTCAGCGTGAATGGGTAGGATTGAAAATTTCAGAAGGGCGCTCACTCAAAGGACACAAAATTGGGCTAACTTCTAAAGCGATGCAAGCAAGCTCACAAATTGATGAGCCAGATTACGGTGCACTGCTCGACGATATGTTTTTTGATGATGGCTGTGAAATTCCAACAGATCGTTTTATTGTTCCGCGTATCGAAGTTGAATTAGCCTTTGTGTTATCGAAACCTTTGCGTGGCCCCAATTGCACCTTATTTGATGTCTATAATGCCACTGATTATGTTATCCCTGCGCTTGAACTTATTGACGCACGCTGTCATGGCATCGACCCTGAATCTAAGCGCCCGCGTAAAGTTTTCGATACTATCTCAGATAATGCAGCGAATGCGGCTGTCATATTGGGAGGCAGACCAATCAAACCGCGTGATTTAGATTTGCGCTGGATAAGTGCCTTACTATATCGCAATGGTGTGATTGAAGAATCTGGTGTTGCGGCGGCTGTGCTTAACCATCCCGCCAATGGAGTTGCTTGGTTGGCAAATAAATTAGCACCTCATAATGTGCAACTTGAAGCGGGTCAAATTATTTTAGGTGGTTCATTCACCCGACCTGTTCCAGCTCGCAAAGGGGATGTTTTTCATGTTGATTATGGCGTGATGGGCTCTGTCAGTTGCCACTTCGTATAA
- a CDS encoding 5-carboxymethyl-2-hydroxymuconate Delta-isomerase has product MPHFIAECTENIREEAKLPELFSKVNQALANTGIFPLGGIRSRAIWLDTWQMADGKQDYAFVHMTLKIGSGRSLEERQKTGELLFALIKEHFSALMEQRYFAISFTMEELDPILNYKQNNIHALFK; this is encoded by the coding sequence ATGCCTCACTTTATTGCAGAGTGTACAGAAAACATACGTGAAGAAGCTAAGTTACCTGAGCTATTTTCCAAGGTGAATCAAGCTTTGGCTAATACCGGCATTTTTCCATTAGGCGGCATTCGTAGCCGTGCAATTTGGCTAGACACTTGGCAAATGGCAGATGGAAAACAGGATTATGCCTTTGTGCATATGACACTCAAAATTGGTTCTGGTCGTTCTTTGGAAGAGAGGCAAAAAACAGGTGAACTGCTCTTTGCACTAATCAAGGAACATTTTTCCGCGTTAATGGAACAGCGCTATTTTGCGATTTCATTCACGATGGAAGAGCTAGATCCTATTTTGAATTATAAGCAAAACAATATTCACGCGCTGTTTAAGTAA
- a CDS encoding Bcr/CflA family multidrug efflux MFS transporter, whose amino-acid sequence MPTAFDKQIPLWLIPLLGSLVAFGPLSIDMYLPALPQMGLDLHASQGQMQFTLGAFFAGFCVGMLFYGPLSDILGRRKMLLSGLTIFTLASLLCTQATSAEALISFRALQAFGSGAAIVMARAIARDVYTASELPKVLSLMTLVTMIAPLIAPLLGGFLLIHFQWQAIFYLLAVIGLCSVASIFFLLPETLEQKQDAKNLLGTTFHNYAQVLTDREAMTIIGTMAFSFAGMFAFISGSPFVYINYFNVSEQYYGLLFGCNILGMIVVLLLNVRLLKVYSLNRILCIQSGAQLLFGLLLLIFYQQSLPIIVILVVLFLSMVNAIGTNSLSLLLQHRGKIAGSASALAISIQFALAALASVAVSVLQDESPFAMALVMAVCAGLSFASQRLSAKNTQSQLISVPLEKKEK is encoded by the coding sequence ATGCCAACTGCATTCGATAAACAGATCCCTCTTTGGCTGATCCCATTATTAGGATCATTAGTTGCCTTTGGACCATTATCGATAGATATGTACCTGCCTGCATTGCCGCAAATGGGGTTAGATCTTCATGCGAGCCAAGGACAAATGCAGTTTACATTAGGTGCATTTTTTGCAGGGTTTTGTGTTGGCATGTTGTTCTACGGGCCGCTTAGTGACATTTTAGGTCGTCGAAAAATGTTGTTAAGCGGGCTCACTATTTTTACTTTAGCAAGTTTACTGTGTACTCAAGCAACCAGTGCTGAAGCATTGATCTCTTTTCGCGCGCTACAAGCTTTTGGTAGTGGCGCGGCGATTGTGATGGCTAGAGCTATCGCACGGGACGTTTATACTGCGAGTGAACTCCCTAAAGTACTTTCATTAATGACATTAGTTACCATGATAGCGCCTTTAATCGCGCCATTGCTTGGTGGTTTCTTATTAATTCATTTTCAATGGCAAGCCATTTTCTATCTTCTCGCAGTAATAGGTTTATGTTCAGTCGCAAGCATTTTCTTTTTGCTGCCTGAAACACTTGAACAGAAACAAGATGCTAAAAATTTACTGGGAACAACTTTTCATAATTACGCCCAAGTATTAACGGATAGAGAAGCAATGACCATTATCGGCACAATGGCTTTCTCTTTTGCCGGCATGTTTGCTTTCATTAGCGGCTCACCGTTTGTTTACATCAATTATTTCAATGTATCGGAACAATACTACGGCTTACTCTTTGGCTGTAATATTCTCGGTATGATAGTTGTATTGTTGCTCAATGTTAGACTCCTCAAAGTGTACAGTCTAAATCGTATATTATGCATACAAAGTGGTGCTCAATTATTATTTGGGTTATTACTCTTAATTTTCTATCAGCAAAGCTTACCTATTATTGTTATTCTGGTTGTTCTGTTTCTATCGATGGTAAATGCCATTGGTACAAACAGTTTGTCACTGTTATTGCAACATCGTGGAAAAATCGCAGGTAGTGCCAGTGCGCTCGCAATCTCTATTCAATTTGCTTTAGCTGCTCTGGCTAGTGTTGCAGTTTCTGTGCTACAGGATGAATCCCCATTTGCTATGGCGCTGGTTATGGCTGTTTGTGCGGGACTTAGCTTCGCAAGCCAACGCTTGTCAGCTAAAAATACCCAATCACAGTTAATTTCAGTGCCTTTGGAGAAAAAAGAAAAATGA